A single region of the Cucumis melo cultivar AY chromosome 3, USDA_Cmelo_AY_1.0, whole genome shotgun sequence genome encodes:
- the LOC103487688 gene encoding uncharacterized protein LOC103487688 has translation MTRTSIEVSKNERNDVLEALDPAISNFLAQLSQKLQKSLKLKKLANDGEKLTSMTTSPFTNGEKKGSSTSWELDVEKQLQAWRENPSWTDKPPQIKVSVPKDTLSRLNVKVDVGLPPDAVYNIVTDPDNKRVFKNIKEVISRRVLVDEGSRQVVELEQAALWRFLWWSGTISVHVLVDQNRADNSMTFKQLKAGFMKRFEGCWRVEPLFVDERMCFPVKPKNLGDYHACTKGKGRVGSRVSLEQLIQPAIVPPPPISWYLRGITTRTTEMLILDLLAEAERIRGDVKGEVLNNDVEISQGMSDSNLLDNVLDIKERWAMRRRYAKQFPGARRRPAAK, from the exons ATGACGAGAACAAGTATAGAAGTTTCCAAGAATGAGCGCAATGATGTTCTGGAGGCATTAGATCCTGCAATTTCTAATTTTCTTGCTCAGCTTTCTCAGAAACTTCAAAAGTCTCTCAAG CTTAAGAAATTGGCTAATGACGGTGAGAAGTTAACGTCAATGACAACGAGCCCTTTCACAAATGGGGAAAAGAAGGGATCTTCTACATCCTGGGAGCTTGATGTGGAGAAGCAACTACAGGCATGGAGAGAGAACCCTTCATGGACTGATAAACCTCCACAAATAAAG GTCAGTGTACCAAAAGATACCCTTAGCAGACTCAATGTAAAAGTTGATGTCGGTTTGCCACCAGACGCTGTATATAATATTGTGACAGACCCTGATAACAAAAGGGTCTTCAAGAATATAAAA GAGGTAATATCCAGACGAGTTTTGGTAGATGAAGGTTCAAGGCAGGTGGTTGAGCTGGAGCAAGCAGCTTTGTGGAGATTTCTTTGGTGGTCAGGGACCATTTCAGTCCATGTTCTAGTAGATCAAAACAGAGCAGATAACTCA ATGACGTTCAAGCAACTGAAGGCTGGATTTATGAAGAGATTTGAAGGGTGTTGGAGAGTGGAGCCTCTATTTGTTGATGAAAGAATGTGCTTCCCAGTAAAACCAAAAAACTTGGGAGATTATCATGCTTGCACAAAGGGCAAGGGAAGAGTAGGGTCAAGGGTGAGCCTGGAACAGCTAATTCAGCCAGCTATTGTTCCACCACCGCCCATCTCCTGGTATCTACGTGGAATTACCACGAGGACCACTGAGATGCTCATTCTTGATCTGCTTGCTGAGGCTGAAAGAATAAGGGGAGATGTGAAAGGTGAAGTTTTGAACAACGATGTTGAAATTTCTCAGGGAATGTCTGATAGCAACTTATTAGATAATGTTCTTGATATTAAAGAAAGATGGGCAATGCGTAGAAGATATGCGAAGCAATTTCCTGGGGCAAGAAGGCGCCCTGCAGCCAAATGA